TCCGTGTGCGGCGGCGACGGCCATCCGATCACCCTCCCCGATCCTGTCCGGGAGGCGCTGTACAACGTCGTGCTGGCCCTCTCGCAGGGCAAGGGCATCACGCTAGTGCCGCGCCAGAGCAAGCTCACCACTCAGGAGGCAGCCGACCTACTGAACATCTCTAGGCCGACGCTGGTGAAGCTTCTCGAAGAGGGCCGCATCCCTTTCGAGAAGCCAGGGCGGCACCGCAAGGTCAGCCTCGACGCGCTGCTGCAGTATCAGCGGGAGACGCGGGCCCGCCGGCGCGCGGCGCTTGACGAGCTAACCCGAGACTCGGCGAACGAGATCAAGGCGATCCTCAAGGCGCGGTGAGGGTTTAAACGAGCATGGCGTTCCCGGTGTTGCTGGATGCTTGCGTGCTCGTTCCCATGCCGCTTGTTGATTTTCTGCTGCGGCTCGCCGACGAAGGCATCTACCGACCGCTGTGGTCGCAGGACATCCTAGCCGAGACGCAGCGCACCCTAATCAACAAGCTCAACAAGACGCCCGAAGAGGCCGACAAGCGACTAAAAGCCATGCGGGACAATTTCATTGACGCTGAAGTCACGGGCTATCAGGAACTCGTCGGCGCGATGCGCAACGACGAAAAGGACCGCCACGTGCTGGCCGCAGCGGTCAGAGAACGCGCCGAGGTAATCGTCACCGCAAACCTCCCACACTTCCCAGCCGAGGCCGTCGAGCCCTACAACATCGAAGTGCGTCACCCGGACGACTTCCTGCTCGACCAGATCGACCTCTACGAGGACGCCACCCGTTCGGCCCTTCTCGGGATCGTGGCCGCTTACACGAACCCGCCATTCACGGCCCACCAGGTCCTCGATGCGCTGGGCACCCAGGTGCCGAAGTTCGCCGCTGAAGCGCGTCGGCTAATCCCGCCTTCATCGGTATCAATGCCGAAGCGAGGCGGCTGATCGCCAGAGATTCTTAGGCACGGTGGTGGCCGCCGCGTCGCTGCAGCGAGTTATCAGACAGTAACCAACTCCTAACCAGGAAAATCCGGTGGCAGGAAATCGCAAGCCCACAAGACCACGCCGAACACCGCCGGCTTCCCGACCCGCGGCATTCCCAGGCCCCAGTGCAAATGCGCTAGGGCAGCCCGGCCAGGCCGGACGGCCGTATGTCACGCAGGGCGTTTACTACACGGTGGTTCCGATACTGCCGGGAGGTCGTGAGCCTGACCCGGCCGGATCACCGGGTAAATACCGATTGACGTTCGTGCTCGCGATACCAGGCCGCGCAGTCGTTCTGGATGAGGTTAACTTCGCCAAGCTGATCGCGGCAGGTGACAGTCTGCTAGAGGTTGCGTCGGATGTTCACACGCTGCGAATGGACGGCCATGATGACGCCGGTAATAAGCACGCACTGACCGTTAATGTGAACGGACAGCACCGGCTACGTGATATCGAGCTTGAGGTCGACGCCGACAGTTTCATGCACGCGGCAAGCCGCGGCCACGATCTCATTGCGCCGGCATTGAGCCGCTGGGCATATCTGCACGACGCACCCATCACGACATCTGGGTTCCAGATCATCGAGCTCGCCACCGGAACTCAACTATTCTGGGTTAATCGGATGCTGGGCGCCGTAAAGGCATTCGCCGACACTGGTGGCGCAAGCCATCAAGATCACCGGATTCTGCTATCGGCATACCGCGATGGCATCAGCTCGACCGAACCACTCTGGCAAGCCCTTTCACTATTCCGCCTGATCGAAGGTGCATTCAAGATGCAAGGCGAGAGGCGTGCTGCCCTAATCGCAGCTGGTCGGCAACCACCGCAAGTCGAGTGCGTCCCAGCCGATGTAACCACGATCGGCCAAGAGAATGACTACGGGTTGCGTGACTCGTTAAAGCCTTACGCCGGCCAAAAGTTTACGCAGGTCCGCGACACAATCCGTGGCAAGCTCCGGAATGCGATCGCCCACCTCGACATCGACAGCGACATCCTCATCCAAGACCGCTGGGAGGATGTCCAGAAGGTCGAGCAGGTTTTGCCCTGCCTCCGCTGGATGGCCCGTCAACTACTCGACGCAGAGTTGCAGCAGACACCGCTGCAGTAGAGGCCCGCGGACGGGTTTCGGTACGGCAGTTCGCGGCTTCTCGGCCAGAATGAAGCATCCCGGGTTCGATGCACACCTCGTTTCGTGTGACCGGTGTGTTTCCGGGTGTTGACCGTCTCTCCGGGTGACGACCACGGCGGTCTTGTTCGTCATTGAGTTTGCCGATGTGGTTGTCGGCTTGTTCGCGGGGTTGATCTTGTTCGTGTGCACCGTCAGTGTGACGAGGAACTGGTGGGTGCGCGACACCCCGCTGAAGTCTTGGCGGGCTTGCGGGGTGCCGCGCTGTTAGTGCTTGGAGGCACCGATGGTGACGGTAGAGGCTGATGTTGTCGGCGTCGAGTCGCGGCTGGCGGGCGGTGGGATCGGATGCCCGACATGCCGGGATGGGGTGCTGGGCGGCTGGGGGTATGCCCGGGTCCGGCGGGTCGAGGGACTGGGCGGTCCGCTGCGGCCGCGGCGGGCACGATGCCGGGCGTGTTTGGTTACCCACGTGTTGTTGCCGGTGACCGTGTTGTTGCGCAGAGCTTATGCGGCGGAACGGATTTGGGCCGCGTTGACCTCCCGCGCCGAGGGAGCTGGGCATCGCCGGATCGGCGCGAGCCTGGGCGTACCAGCGGCGACGGTGCGGGGCTGGCTACGACGGGCGGCTGATCGGCTCGAGGTGATTTGGAATTGGTTCTTGCGGGTGGCCGTGGCCGCTGGAGTAGATGTGCAGATCCCGGACGGGTCTGGGTGCCCATGGCGCGACGTGCTGGCCGCGGTGCAGGCGGCGACCGCGGCGATCAGGTTCCGGTTCGGTGCGGTCGGGTTGGGCGGCGCGGTGACGCCGGGGCGGGTGGTGGTCGCGGGCAGTGGCGGGCGGCTGCTGGCACCGGGATGGTCGCCACCACGCAGTTGAGGCTGCGCAACACGAATCGCCCCTGCCGCTGCGGGCGATGATCGGTGATCCTCGCCAAGGCGCCTGCCCGGCAACGGTTTCGGGCAGGCCTTCGATTGGAGAGGAGAACCAAGGGTGTCGTTGGAGGAGCACAAGCGCCGCGAGCGGGCGCAGGCGATCGGGCTATTCCGGTATCAGCTGATCTGCCCGGCCCTGGACGAGGGGCTATCCACCAAGCAGCGCGGCAAGCTGGTGCGCGAGATCGCCGGCCAAACCCATGCCGACCCGTTCGGTAACCAGGTGCGCATCTCGCGGGAGACACTGGATCGCTGGATCCGCCGCTACCGCGCCGGCGGGTGTGAGGCGCTGGTGCCGCCCCGCGGCGGCTGGCGGCCCGCACCGATGCGCAGGTGCTGGAGCTGGCGGCGTCGC
This Mycobacterium xenopi DNA region includes the following protein-coding sequences:
- a CDS encoding PIN domain-containing protein — translated: MAFPVLLDACVLVPMPLVDFLLRLADEGIYRPLWSQDILAETQRTLINKLNKTPEEADKRLKAMRDNFIDAEVTGYQELVGAMRNDEKDRHVLAAAVRERAEVIVTANLPHFPAEAVEPYNIEVRHPDDFLLDQIDLYEDATRSALLGIVAAYTNPPFTAHQVLDALGTQVPKFAAEARRLIPPSSVSMPKRGG
- the mauJ gene encoding methylamine utilization protein MauJ, translating into MLAIPGRAVVLDEVNFAKLIAAGDSLLEVASDVHTLRMDGHDDAGNKHALTVNVNGQHRLRDIELEVDADSFMHAASRGHDLIAPALSRWAYLHDAPITTSGFQIIELATGTQLFWVNRMLGAVKAFADTGGASHQDHRILLSAYRDGISSTEPLWQALSLFRLIEGAFKMQGERRAALIAAGRQPPQVECVPADVTTIGQENDYGLRDSLKPYAGQKFTQVRDTIRGKLRNAIAHLDIDSDILIQDRWEDVQKVEQVLPCLRWMARQLLDAELQQTPLQ
- a CDS encoding helix-turn-helix domain-containing protein; the protein is MAATLILEERTVLPPQQPEDFSALLAALGSDQVSVCGGDGHPITLPDPVREALYNVVLALSQGKGITLVPRQSKLTTQEAADLLNISRPTLVKLLEEGRIPFEKPGRHRKVSLDALLQYQRETRARRRAALDELTRDSANEIKAILKAR